A segment of the Prevotella sp. HUN102 genome:
GAAGACTACGACAACAAGGTGGGTTTCTCCGAGCGTACCAATGTGCCTATCGAGCCTAAGCTCTCTACACAATGGTTCCTGAGTATGCAGCACTTTGCCGATATTGCGCTCGATCCGGTAATGAACGACGATATTGAGTTCTATCCTAAGAAGTATAAGAACACGTATCGCCACTGGTTGGAGAACATCAAGGACTGGTGTATCAGTCGTCAGCTTTGGTGGGGACACCGTATTCCGGCCTATTACTTCAAAGATGCCGAAGGAAAGAACGCAACGGTGGTTGCAGAAAACGATGAAAAGGCTCTGGAAATGGCGAAGGCCATCAATCCGAGCGTGAAGATGGAAGACCTTGAACAGGAAAGCGACTGTCTGGATACGTGGTTCTCAAGTTGGTTGTGGCCTATCTCCGTGTTCAATGGCATTAATGAGCCGGACAATGAAGAGGTAAGCTATTACTACCCGACAAGCGATTTGGTTACAGGTCCCGATATTATCTTCTTCTGGGTAGCCCGTATGATAATGGCAGGTTACGAATACCGCAATACATTCCCGTTCAAGCACGTCTACTTCACAGGTATCGTTCGCGACAACCTCGGCCGAAAGATGAGCAAGAGTCTCGGCAATTCGCCTGATCCATTGGAACTCATTGAAAAGTACGGAGCCGACGGAGTGCGTATGGGTATGATGCTTTCAGCCCCTGCCGGCAACGATATTCTCTTCGACGAGAGCCTCTGCGAGCAGGGACGCAACTTCAATAACAAGATTTGGAACGCCTTCCGACTCGTCAAAGGGTGGGAGGTTGCAAAACTCAATCAGCCTGAAGCAAGCAAGATTGCCGTAGCTTGGTTCGACGCCAAACTGAAGGAAGTAAATGCGGAAATGGAAGACCAGTTCAAGAGCTACCGTATTTCGGAAGCCCTGATGACCGTCTATAAGCTCTTCTGGGATGAATTTTCCAGTTGGTATCTGGAAATGATCAAGCCCGAATACGGCAAACCAATCGACAAGCAGACTTACGAGGCTACGCTCAACTTCTTCGATACGCTCCTGAAGATGCTTCATCCGTTTATGCCGTTCATCACAGAAGAACTGTGGCAGCACATTTTCGACCGCAAGGATGGCGAGAGCATTATGCTCGAGAAGCTCGAACTTGCCCTGCCTACTGCCGAAGAGCAGAAACTCATTGCCGAGGTGGAAAGCGTGAAGCAGATAGTCGGAGGCATTCGCACCATCCGTAATCAGAAGAACATTGCTCCGAAGGTGGCTCTTAGCTTCGAGGTGGTTGGCAAAAACAATTTTGAAGTCTACAACTGCGTTATCTCAAAGATGGCAAATCTCGAAACAATCAGCGTGGTAGACGAGAAGAGTTCCGACGCATCGGCGTTTATGGTGGGTACGGACAGCTTTGCAGTGCCTCTCGGAAACCTCATCGACGTGAAGGCGGAAATAGAGAAACTCGAGAAGGAACTGGCTCATTTGGAAGGTTTCCTCAAGGGAATCAAGGCGAAACTCTCCAATGAGAACTTCGTTTCTCACGCACCGGAAGCAGTCATTGCCAAGGAACGCAAGAAGCAAAGCGATTCGGAAGAGAAGATTGGTGCCATAAAGGCAAATATCGAAGAACTCCGAAAGAAATAAGAACATACGGAAATGATGAGCGAACGGGCGGCATCCCTCCATAATGAAGGGATGCTTGCCCATTCTTTCTCAAATACACACAGCTAGTCTGCAATCCAAAGGCATTGCAAATAAGGGGATATTTAAAAACGACACTTGACAGAAATGAAGAAATTATTTTTATATTTATTCGCATCTTTAGCATTATTTGCATCGTGTGGAGGCGACGACAACATCAGTCCGCCTATTGATGAACCAGAAACAGACCCAAAGGCGCAGAAGACTGTAATAATGTATTATCCTTGGACAGGGCATAATACAATCAATCCTGTTACGGGAAAACCAACCAGTTCTGGTCTGTACGAATACTTCAAGAACAATATTGCCAACGTGGAAGTATCCATCAAGAAGGTCGGCTCCACGCAGAACACGCGTACATTTGTTGTCATAGCCGACTCTCCATCGTCCGTAGACCTGTTTGAAATCAAATACAAGGACGGCAAATGCACGCGCGACACGCTTTACCATTACACAGGCGTTGCCACAAATGCCGAAAATCTGAAAGAGTATATCGCAAAAATCAAGCAAAAATCGCCATCTCCAACTTACGCAATGGTAATGGGAGCGCACGGAGACGGGTGGATTCCAAAGAACAAAACACGAAGACGGACGAGAAGTGTTGGTGGACTTTACGCTTACGACCAGTTTGATATTTCGGAAATATCAAAGGCAATAACCGACAACGGCATCAAACTTCAGTATTTCTGTTTCGACGACTGCTATATGGCAAACGTTGAAGTGGCTTACGAAATGAAAGAAGCCACAAGATATATCATTGCGTCTACGGCAGAGATAATGGGAACGGGCATTCCTTATGAAGACGTGTATCAGTATATGGCTTCGCAGAATCCTGACTATAATGCCATCGTGAACGCCTATCTTTCGTTCTATCAATCTTACGTCTATCCATACGGCAGCCTGTCTGTGATTGATTGCGACTATATTGATGAAATGGCAGGGATAATGAAACAATTCAATGCCTACAATGATGCTCCGACAGAGGCAGAACTCTCTCCTCAGGATGGATACAGAGAAGCCCGTTATTATGACTTTGCCGACTATCTCCGCAAGTACAACCGACACATTACCGAACAGGGCAGCGACAGCATAGCATACGCAGACGTGCTCTCAAAACTCGTTCCCAGCAAGGTAAAGACCAATGAACTCTTCACTGTTTACAGAGGAGGCGGGAGTCCCTATACGGTTTCGGCATATAGCGGCATCACTATCAGCGATCCGTCCACCCACAAGGACGTAATACAGAACAAGCTGAACACTCCTTGGTGGGCAGCCACACACAATTAAGTCCCCTCCTCCTGCTTTGTTTGAAACATTCTGAAAACAATATCGAAGTCGAACCGTTGCTCCAACGGTTCGACTTTTTTTGTTATGAAATTACGTTTGAAACAAATCAACAAGGATATTCCGTGCTTATAAATCCATCGTTGAGATTATAGCTTATGGAGATTTTATGTTTTCCTTATAACGTAAAAAGAGTTTTCTGTCAATCTGTTTGTATTTCTCCGTTTATACGTTTTCTGACAATGGAAAATGCACGTTGGAAAAGTGCAGAATCTTTTATCGTATCTGTCATTTCTGTGAAACGGCATTTAGGAACGACAAATGTAAGTTCGTTTTCGGGTACTAACGGACGGGCTGACGGATCCAGCATTCCGATGAAGCATCGCCGACCATTCTTGCGATTCTCTGTTACTGCAAGGCTGACTATACTCGTGCAACCGGAGCCGAAAGGAACTGCCACGGCATCGAAAGCATTATTGTCGAAGAATGCCCAAGCAGTTAAGCCGGAAAGAATGTCGAGCGTTGCCCAAAACAAAACCCCTTCAATATCGTCCATACTGCTTAGTTTGTCCATTCGCACGAAGTTCAGGTAAGGCTTCTTACTGCGTGTGATGTCAAGTTTTCCAATGTATTCTTCAACCATTTCGGGCGTTTGTTTGTAGTGTTCTGACTGCGATACAAACTGCGGTACCCGCTCTGGCATTTTATGAAACCCTGTGTATAACCCACCACCACATTTCACATTGTCGGCTGACAAGGTAAGTGGTTCTCCATCTCGAACTTTGCTGATAGCACCTATCATACACCGTGGCACTTTGCTTTCTGGATTGGCAGGCATATCGCCGTAGCCCAAAGCTATGGGTAGAGGAACTGCCTGCCCGAAAGCCTCTTTATAAACTTTTAGAAATTCTTTATATTCATTGTTTATGTTCCTTTGTTTTGGCTAAGAATGGAAATTGCCATTTGTTGGAATCCTTATCTGTTAATTAGTACAAAGGTAATAAAAAAGTTTTGTTTGTAGAATAATTAAAGCTACCTTTGTTTACAATATAATAGATGGATTATGAATGTAGAAGAACTGCGCGACTATTGTTTGTCGCTCTCGCCCGAAGTGGAGGAGAAATTTCCTTTCCAGAAGTTCGGTGGTGCCAAGGATATCTTGGTGTTTTATATTGGTGGACATATGTTTTGCTATTTCGACATTAATCATACTGATTGCGTGTCGATGAAGAGTACCGAGGAAGAAGCAACACAGCTGCGCGAACAGTACGATTATATCGGATTGCCCCATAATGCAAGCAAGAGCTATGCGCGACGATGGATAGGAATTGACATTGCGAGGGCTGATGATTCGCTCGTTAAAAGGCTTATTCTCAATTCGTTTTGCATCGTAGGCAAAAGGTCAAAATAAATCATTCAAGCGTAAGAAATATATGGAAAGGAAGACCTTAATAATGATGGGCTTCGGTCGGGGATCGGGCAGTAAAAAATCAGCGATTCAAGACGGGTTTCCATTCTTGCGAAGATTGCGTTCCATTCTTGCGAAGATTGCAGTGCGTTTTTGCGAAGAATGAATTGCAATCTTCGCAAGAATGGAAAATGGAAAAAATACTTTGAGAATATATTGTATAAGCTGCTGATAACCAGTAGTGTTATCCTTTTTCTCCTGTATGATGAAAAAATAAAGGCTTTGGAGCGAACGGACGATTGCTCCAAAGCCTTTTTATTCTTCTATTTCGGCGAGGCTTCTCCTGAAGTTGTGAATGAAATTGCTTGTAGTTTCCAGAGGGGCGTAATCGAAATATCGGAGACTTCGCCTGAGATTCCTTCTCAAAACCGTGCCGTTGTTCCTTACGAAGCCTGCCGAATTTTCCTTGAAGTGCCATTCCACAGTGGTTTCCTTCACGAGATTGGAAATGGTTCTGATGACGAGTTTGTATGTTCCTTTCTCCACCTGCTTCACAAAGGGAAGTTCGTCTTGCTCGAATCCGAAGAACTCCATCAGTATGCTGCCCTGCAACTGTGCCATACGGTCGAGGTGCAAGTTGGAAATCCAGTTTTCCAGTTTTACGAAATCCACTTTGTCGCCACGTGTTCTGAGGTACTGTCCGAGCCTGATAATGCCCTCAAGACTGATGCCTTTGTTGAGCATTGCATTGGTGTTGAAGACTATGATTTTGAGAATATCCACGGCTTCGACGGACGTATCGATGCTGTGCAGCTCCTTATGGATGATTTTCTGAAGTTTGTTGTTGAAGATTCCATTGCTCAGCCTTATCTCGCCTTTCTCAATCTTCTGTTCAGGTTTTCGTTCCTCGAGGGTTTTCTGTACCTTTTCCACCAAGTCTTGCGGCAGCGTGAGGTTCTCATCGTTGGAGTTGTTGTTGATTCCCTTCACAAAGATGTTCAGCACATTCTGAATGTCTACCATCTGAAAGAGCTTGTACCACTTGAATGCAGACATCAGTTCAAGGCGCGTCTTGTCGTTGAAGGCACCTGAACGGAGGATATTGAAAAAGTTTCTTTGTATGATGTCCATCTCTTATTTGGTTTGACTTTACGTGATGTGTTTATGAGTAGCGTTTTGTGGAAACGGTATAATCTCCGTGTTTAAATTCTTGTACGGTGATAAAAATCAATGTTTTCTTTTGAGAGCAGTTCGATAGGCATATAGTTTACAGATCGAACTTCTTTCTTTAATACCAGTGCGCTGAAGAGTGTTTCCACGCTTGAGTAGCCTTGTTGGTAGGCGTGCTGGGCAATGAGGAAGGAAATGCTGCCCTGTCGGAGGCAGTTTGCATTCTTGTGAACCATATCGTAGCCCATAATCTGGATTTCGCGGCGATTGGTTTTCAACAGAAATTCACCCACAATGTGTGCCTTTGAATTCATCGTGATGCCGTGGTGGATTTCAGGATGCGCCTTGAAGAACTTCTCCAGAATGCCGTCGTATCGCTTCCGTTCTTCATCCAACGGGAGGTTTATCTCAAGAATCTGCACGTTTGGGAAATGATTTTCCATATAGTTTCGGAAACCCACCTCACGGTTTTCCTGCTGTCGGCTGATCATTTTTCCGTCCTTGGTCTGCTTCATCAGCATAATCGCCTTTTCCTCCTTGGCTATGAGCATCAGCATCCTTGCCGCAAATCTGCCGCTTTGGATGGGGTCCTGACCATAGAATGAGAGTGGTTTCAGGTCGGGCATATAGGAATCGAGAAGAATGAAGGGAATATTGTGCTTATGGAGTTCGTCGGTATAGTTCTTTGTCAGCTCCATCGTGTACGGAACGAGGATTACTCCATCAGGATTTTCGGCAAGACTCTCTTCGTAAGTCTCAATGAAAGACTTGGAATGCAGTCTGTTGTAATACTTTATCTTTATGTTTAGTTGGAAATCGCGGCGCATTTCTATGGCTTTGAGCACTCCCTGTTCTATTTCTTCCCAGTAAGCCTCGCTGGAATGCTTCGGAATGAGGCAGTGAAAGGTGTAGCTCTTGTTGTATGCAAGGACGCTTGCATAGACGTTTGGCTGATAATTTATTTCCTTCAATACCTTTTCAACCTTCTCGAGTGCTTCTTTGGAAACGTTGGGACGCTTGTGCAAGACCCTGTCTACCGTGCCTACGCTGACGCCCGCCTTTTCCGCAATATCTTTAATCCTAATCTTTTCAGCCATATATCCTAACTGTATTTGTATGCAAAAATAGTAATTAATCTTCAGAAAAGCACGATATGATTGTAACTTTTTCACTTTTAGGCAATAAAAGAGGAGTTCTTGTACCGTAATTGCGAAAACTTTTGTATTTTTGTGTCTGAATATTAGAATGCGCAAAGGTAATGTAAGAATCGGTTTCGGGCTGCTTTCCACGCTTGTTGTCGTGATGGTAAGTGTCCTTTTGTCAGCTTGTTCGCAGACAGACAGAAATGCTGTGGACGAGTTGAACGAGAAAGCGTATTCCTTCCATTACAAGAATCTGGATTTGGTTTCCGTATATGCGAGACAGGCATACGGTGCTTCTAAGACTTACAGCGTAGGCAGGGCTGAAGCCCTCAATAATATGGCGTTCGTAGACATTATTAAGATGAATTTCAAGCGAGCAAAGCAGCGTCTGGATTCGATTCCTGAACTTACGGACAACCAAATCGAACTGCTGATAGCCGATATTCAGCAGATGCGACTGTGCCAACGCGAGTCGCGCAACAAGGATTTCTATGATTTCCGCGAACAGGCGAAGCAGAGACTGCGAAGAATAGCCGAAGAGGAGCATTTTCTGGACGATCATCAGCGCAAGAGAATGCTCTATGCTCGGTCGGAATTCAATATTGTAACGTCGGTTTATTACTATTACGTAGGACTTGGTGGACCTTTCGGCAAGGCTTTGCAGTCGATAGATGCCGAAGAATTGCTGAAGGGCGACACGGCGCAATACCTCAAGTATCTATATAATATAGGGGCAGGTGGTGTGATTAAGGAACAATCGCAGGAGGAAGTGAATCAGAAAGAACTTGATAATCTCATCCGTTGCTACCTCCTTGCACAGCAGAACGGCTATAAATACTTTGAGGCCAACTCATTGCAGGCTATCAGCGAACACTTGCAGATAGCAGAGTATCGCGACAAGCTAATCGACGACAACCTCCCTGCATTCAAATACTTGAACGTTGATTCGATGCCCGACAGTTTGCTGGCAGGTAATTTTGCGCAGCGTTCATTGGATTTGTTCACTGCCTTTGGCGATAAATACCAAGTTGCCGGTGTATACAGAACGCTTGCTACCTGTTATTGGAACATTAATGACAACACTTCGGCGATAATCTGTTTGGAAAGTGCCCTGGACAAAAATCCGGAAATCGTTCAGGCTCCCGACCTTGTAGCCTCCATCCACGAGCAGTTGTGTGTTGTGTATTCCTCAATCAACGACAAGCAGAGCAGCGATTTCCACAGGAATGCCTATCTGGACTTACAGGAACAGACCCGACAGGACAGGTATTTAGAGTCGCGTGCAGGTCAGTTGGAAAAGACTTCCAAGACGCTTAACTTTATGATAATGCTCATTGTCATTCTCATTGCTATGGTTGTGCTGTTGCTTTTCATTTTCCACAAGATGCGAAAGAGAAGAGCCAAGAAGCATTCTTTGGACGAATTGCTGAAACCCTTGCAGTTGTGGCAGGACCAGAATAAGGTTTCTATGGCAGAAATGGAGGATAAGTACGAGGCTTTGCAGGAAGACTATCAGGTGGAACTGTTGCATTTGGTGCGTAACAAGGAACGGAATCTTGAGCGACGTGCGAAGGTTGAACTCGTAAACTCCGTAACTCCTTTCATAGACCGTATGCTTCACGAGATAAAACGACTGAAAGCAGGCAACGAGAATGAGACATTGCGCAGCGAACGATTCCAATATATCAATGAGCTTACGGATAAAATCAACGAATACAACGATGTACTGACCCAGTGGATACAACTGAAACAGGGAGAATTGTCGCTGCACATCGAGAGTTTTCCTATTCAGAAGATATTCGATATTGTTGCAAAGGGCAAGATGGGGTTCCACTTGAAGGGCGTGGAACTCGATGTTCGGGAATCTTCTGACGTGGTAAAGGCAGACAGAGGGCTGACATTATTTATGATAAACACGCTTGCCGACAATGCAAGGAAGTTTACGGAAAATGGCGATAAGGTTACGATAGTTTCCAAATCAGAAGCAGAATATGTGGAAATATCGGTTTCCGACACCGGAAAAGGCATACCGTCGGAAACGCTGGAGCACATTTTTGAGCATAAAGTGATTGTAGACAGCAGGGATTCAGAGTCCCACGGCTTCGGATTGATGAATTGTATCGGCATCATCAACAAGTACAAGAAGACCAGTCAGATATTCTCCGTGTGCGAGATAGGAGCTGAAAGCACGGAAGGGAAAGGCAGCAGATTCTTCTTCAGGCTTCCGAAGGGAGTTGCCAGATGCCTGTTGGCATTGCTTACGATGGTATTTCCCGTATCAATCCTTGCGTCGTCAGATGCCCATACAGAACAAAAAGACAGCACTTCTGCCCAAGTCTTCAACAACAAAGACCTGCAAAAGGCAGATGCTTATGCTGATTCCGCATTTTACAGCAACGTAAACGGCACGTATGAAAAGACACTTGACTTTGCAGATACCTGCCGATATTACCTCAACAAGTACTATCT
Coding sequences within it:
- a CDS encoding DUF169 domain-containing protein: MNNEYKEFLKVYKEAFGQAVPLPIALGYGDMPANPESKVPRCMIGAISKVRDGEPLTLSADNVKCGGGLYTGFHKMPERVPQFVSQSEHYKQTPEMVEEYIGKLDITRSKKPYLNFVRMDKLSSMDDIEGVLFWATLDILSGLTAWAFFDNNAFDAVAVPFGSGCTSIVSLAVTENRKNGRRCFIGMLDPSARPLVPENELTFVVPKCRFTEMTDTIKDSALFQRAFSIVRKRINGEIQTD
- a CDS encoding MmcQ/YjbR family DNA-binding protein, with product MNVEELRDYCLSLSPEVEEKFPFQKFGGAKDILVFYIGGHMFCYFDINHTDCVSMKSTEEEATQLREQYDYIGLPHNASKSYARRWIGIDIARADDSLVKRLILNSFCIVGKRSK
- a CDS encoding valine--tRNA ligase, with amino-acid sequence MELASKYDPQDVESKWYEYWLNNKLFSSKPDGREPYTVVIPPPNVTGVLHMGHMLNNTIQDILVRHARMEGKNACWVPGTDHASIATEAKVVNKLAQEGINKADLTREDFLKHAWAWTDEHGGIILKQLRKLGCSCDWERTAFTMDETRSASVIKVFCDLYEKGLIYRGVRMVNWDPSAQTALSDEEVIYKDEHSKLYHLKYYVAPEDQSKVERKQEENVMHKDEKGYYAVVATTRPETIMGDSAMCINPEDGKNTWLKGLHVIVPLVNRCIPIIEDSYVDIEFGTGCLKVTPAHDINDHALGLKHGLETIDIFNDDGTLSEAAGLYVGQDRMEVRKKIAVDLKAANLMERVEDYDNKVGFSERTNVPIEPKLSTQWFLSMQHFADIALDPVMNDDIEFYPKKYKNTYRHWLENIKDWCISRQLWWGHRIPAYYFKDAEGKNATVVAENDEKALEMAKAINPSVKMEDLEQESDCLDTWFSSWLWPISVFNGINEPDNEEVSYYYPTSDLVTGPDIIFFWVARMIMAGYEYRNTFPFKHVYFTGIVRDNLGRKMSKSLGNSPDPLELIEKYGADGVRMGMMLSAPAGNDILFDESLCEQGRNFNNKIWNAFRLVKGWEVAKLNQPEASKIAVAWFDAKLKEVNAEMEDQFKSYRISEALMTVYKLFWDEFSSWYLEMIKPEYGKPIDKQTYEATLNFFDTLLKMLHPFMPFITEELWQHIFDRKDGESIMLEKLELALPTAEEQKLIAEVESVKQIVGGIRTIRNQKNIAPKVALSFEVVGKNNFEVYNCVISKMANLETISVVDEKSSDASAFMVGTDSFAVPLGNLIDVKAEIEKLEKELAHLEGFLKGIKAKLSNENFVSHAPEAVIAKERKKQSDSEEKIGAIKANIEELRKK
- a CDS encoding clostripain-related cysteine peptidase, yielding MKKLFLYLFASLALFASCGGDDNISPPIDEPETDPKAQKTVIMYYPWTGHNTINPVTGKPTSSGLYEYFKNNIANVEVSIKKVGSTQNTRTFVVIADSPSSVDLFEIKYKDGKCTRDTLYHYTGVATNAENLKEYIAKIKQKSPSPTYAMVMGAHGDGWIPKNKTRRRTRSVGGLYAYDQFDISEISKAITDNGIKLQYFCFDDCYMANVEVAYEMKEATRYIIASTAEIMGTGIPYEDVYQYMASQNPDYNAIVNAYLSFYQSYVYPYGSLSVIDCDYIDEMAGIMKQFNAYNDAPTEAELSPQDGYREARYYDFADYLRKYNRHITEQGSDSIAYADVLSKLVPSKVKTNELFTVYRGGGSPYTVSAYSGITISDPSTHKDVIQNKLNTPWWAATHN
- a CDS encoding LacI family DNA-binding transcriptional regulator, giving the protein MAEKIRIKDIAEKAGVSVGTVDRVLHKRPNVSKEALEKVEKVLKEINYQPNVYASVLAYNKSYTFHCLIPKHSSEAYWEEIEQGVLKAIEMRRDFQLNIKIKYYNRLHSKSFIETYEESLAENPDGVILVPYTMELTKNYTDELHKHNIPFILLDSYMPDLKPLSFYGQDPIQSGRFAARMLMLIAKEEKAIMLMKQTKDGKMISRQQENREVGFRNYMENHFPNVQILEINLPLDEERKRYDGILEKFFKAHPEIHHGITMNSKAHIVGEFLLKTNRREIQIMGYDMVHKNANCLRQGSISFLIAQHAYQQGYSSVETLFSALVLKKEVRSVNYMPIELLSKENIDFYHRTRI
- a CDS encoding DUF5112 domain-containing protein, which codes for MRKGNVRIGFGLLSTLVVVMVSVLLSACSQTDRNAVDELNEKAYSFHYKNLDLVSVYARQAYGASKTYSVGRAEALNNMAFVDIIKMNFKRAKQRLDSIPELTDNQIELLIADIQQMRLCQRESRNKDFYDFREQAKQRLRRIAEEEHFLDDHQRKRMLYARSEFNIVTSVYYYYVGLGGPFGKALQSIDAEELLKGDTAQYLKYLYNIGAGGVIKEQSQEEVNQKELDNLIRCYLLAQQNGYKYFEANSLQAISEHLQIAEYRDKLIDDNLPAFKYLNVDSMPDSLLAGNFAQRSLDLFTAFGDKYQVAGVYRTLATCYWNINDNTSAIICLESALDKNPEIVQAPDLVASIHEQLCVVYSSINDKQSSDFHRNAYLDLQEQTRQDRYLESRAGQLEKTSKTLNFMIMLIVILIAMVVLLLFIFHKMRKRRAKKHSLDELLKPLQLWQDQNKVSMAEMEDKYEALQEDYQVELLHLVRNKERNLERRAKVELVNSVTPFIDRMLHEIKRLKAGNENETLRSERFQYINELTDKINEYNDVLTQWIQLKQGELSLHIESFPIQKIFDIVAKGKMGFHLKGVELDVRESSDVVKADRGLTLFMINTLADNARKFTENGDKVTIVSKSEAEYVEISVSDTGKGIPSETLEHIFEHKVIVDSRDSESHGFGLMNCIGIINKYKKTSQIFSVCEIGAESTEGKGSRFFFRLPKGVARCLLALLTMVFPVSILASSDAHTEQKDSTSAQVFNNKDLQKADAYADSAFYSNVNGTYEKTLDFADTCRYYLNKYYLSLHPNGKNLMKRESTQAEIPAEIKWFHDNLPTNYMVILDIRNESAVAALALHEWSLYRYNNDMFTHLFKETSADKTLAEYCRQMQRSESNKNIAVALLIILLISIMPIYYFMYYRHQLFFRFCVEQLKRMNEILLGDKTAKEKKKEIAAIPTNKFPESLQDITNKINSALDDTIERVEESRLNIEFAEDNLHRLQYEDEKLHVGNNILDNCLSTLKHETMYYPSRIKQLTHCEENLQTIDELASYYKELYSLLSNQAMRQIASQKYVLSTVEVKDIISSKMKLENETMGKTKVLGDTDLLKYLFLTLQRQAATGDLRVSVEERYKGYATIRVHFQQNSLSGLESSQLFYPSAKTLPFLICKQIVREIGEHTNQRGCGISANIQNEKIVIDITLTKAN